From Rubrivirga sp. SAORIC476, a single genomic window includes:
- a CDS encoding ECF-type sigma factor, giving the protein MLSSASSAHHEDRVGAVTALLQEVVAGETAAEALVERLMPVVYEELRDIARAQRRRYDVGSFQTTALVHEAYLRMAGQDLVPDRAYVFASAARAMRNVLVDHARRRHAAKRGGEASPLSLTAVGGVADDSADLDNFAARLIDIDTALHGLAALDERAARVIECRYFGGLSFDETAAALDISVATAKRDWRRAKAWLHRALDDGSDAEPDPTRPG; this is encoded by the coding sequence ATGCTCTCTTCGGCCTCCTCTGCCCACCACGAGGACCGCGTCGGCGCGGTGACGGCACTCCTCCAGGAGGTCGTCGCGGGGGAGACGGCGGCCGAGGCGCTCGTGGAGCGGCTGATGCCGGTCGTCTACGAGGAACTCCGCGACATCGCGCGCGCGCAGCGGCGGCGCTACGACGTGGGCAGCTTCCAGACGACGGCGCTCGTCCACGAGGCCTACCTCCGGATGGCCGGGCAGGACCTGGTGCCGGATCGCGCCTACGTGTTCGCGTCGGCGGCGCGGGCGATGCGGAACGTGCTCGTGGACCACGCCCGGCGGCGGCACGCGGCCAAGCGCGGCGGCGAGGCCTCGCCCCTGAGCCTGACCGCGGTCGGGGGCGTGGCCGACGACTCCGCCGACCTCGACAACTTCGCGGCCCGGCTCATCGACATCGACACGGCGCTCCACGGGCTGGCGGCCCTGGACGAGCGGGCGGCGCGGGTGATCGAGTGCCGCTACTTCGGCGGGCTCTCGTTCGACGAGACGGCCGCCGCGCTCGACATCAGCGTCGCGACCGCCAAGCGCGACTGGCGTCGCGCCAAGGCGTGGCTGCACCGGGCCCTGGATGATGGGTCGGACGCCGAGCCGGACCCCACGCGACCGGGCTGA
- a CDS encoding serine/threonine-protein kinase, whose protein sequence is MRPDSTDWARVGDVFDAVADLPPDARADALDRLCRSADGHLDTHLRAEVESLLAADTTADLFGEGMDTDHAAALVSDAAVTGERVGAWRVVREIGRGGMGRVDLVERADGAYRQAAALKRLGLVAGERVRLFVRERQILARLKHPGIARLLDGGVTAQGVPYLVMEYVEGEPLTAYADAHDLSLDARIALFLQVCDAVGYAHRHLVVHRDLKPSNVFVTEEGDVKLLDFGIARLLDEATEVEASVETALPMLTPEYAAPEQVTGEPITTATDVYALGVLLYELLAGTRPYAIQRATLSGIVAAVRDAQPPLPSTVTREARRRALRGDLDTIVMKALAKDPARRYGAAEDLGADLRRFQRGDPVVARTPTVGYRARRFVGRHRVGVATTVLVTLLAIGATAFYTSRLAAERDRAERSATRAERTADFLEGIFAGSDPTGASNPDSLSARELLDAGAAKARADLAQEPLVLAQMLGTIGRVYRAVGLYDASEPALRDALGLFEATGEDPLGHRDALLELANLQYRKEAYPQADRFAREALRLDSLYARPGESERLAILNTIGLILSDTGELEEAVRVIREVIAGRRADDSEEARVDLGVNLNNLGLILIDLERFDEAELILDEAIALCIETRGADHPYVAFALNSRVAIHQHRRDFARAVVDQERSVAIGETALGRDHPFLTYARANLTDLLAMRDSVGR, encoded by the coding sequence ATGCGGCCTGACTCTACTGACTGGGCGCGCGTCGGCGACGTGTTCGACGCCGTCGCCGACCTCCCGCCCGACGCCCGCGCGGACGCGCTCGACCGCCTCTGCCGGTCCGCCGACGGCCACCTGGACACTCACCTTCGGGCCGAGGTCGAGAGCCTGCTCGCGGCGGACACGACGGCGGACCTCTTCGGCGAGGGGATGGACACCGACCACGCCGCCGCGCTCGTCTCCGACGCCGCGGTGACGGGCGAGCGGGTCGGGGCGTGGCGCGTCGTGCGCGAGATCGGACGAGGCGGGATGGGGCGCGTCGACCTCGTGGAGCGGGCCGACGGGGCCTACAGGCAGGCCGCGGCGCTGAAGCGGTTGGGCCTCGTCGCGGGCGAGCGCGTCCGCCTGTTCGTGCGCGAGCGCCAGATCCTGGCCCGCCTGAAGCACCCCGGCATCGCGCGCCTCCTCGACGGCGGAGTCACGGCGCAGGGGGTGCCGTACCTCGTCATGGAGTACGTCGAGGGAGAGCCACTCACGGCCTACGCCGACGCCCACGACCTCTCGCTGGATGCGCGGATCGCGCTCTTCCTCCAGGTCTGCGACGCGGTCGGCTACGCGCACCGGCACCTCGTCGTCCATCGGGACCTGAAGCCGTCGAACGTGTTCGTGACGGAGGAGGGCGACGTGAAGCTGCTCGACTTCGGCATCGCTCGCCTGCTCGACGAGGCCACCGAGGTGGAGGCGAGCGTCGAGACGGCGCTCCCGATGCTGACGCCCGAGTACGCGGCGCCGGAGCAGGTCACCGGGGAGCCGATCACGACGGCCACCGACGTGTACGCGCTCGGGGTGTTGCTGTACGAGTTGCTGGCAGGTACGCGGCCCTACGCCATCCAACGCGCGACCCTGAGCGGCATCGTGGCGGCGGTACGCGACGCGCAGCCGCCGCTGCCGTCGACGGTCACCCGGGAGGCCCGTCGGCGCGCGCTCCGTGGCGACCTCGACACGATCGTGATGAAGGCGCTCGCCAAGGACCCGGCCCGGCGGTACGGTGCCGCCGAGGACCTCGGCGCCGACCTCCGGCGCTTCCAGCGGGGCGACCCGGTGGTGGCGCGCACGCCGACGGTCGGCTACCGCGCGCGGCGCTTCGTGGGGCGCCACCGCGTCGGCGTCGCGACGACCGTGCTGGTGACGCTGCTGGCCATCGGCGCGACGGCGTTCTACACGAGCCGCCTGGCCGCCGAGCGCGACCGCGCCGAACGGTCCGCCACGCGCGCCGAGCGGACGGCCGACTTCCTGGAGGGCATCTTCGCGGGGTCGGACCCGACGGGCGCCAGCAACCCGGACTCGCTCTCGGCCCGCGAGTTGCTCGATGCCGGGGCCGCGAAGGCCCGCGCCGACCTCGCCCAGGAGCCGCTCGTGCTCGCGCAGATGCTCGGCACCATCGGCCGTGTCTACCGCGCCGTGGGGCTGTACGACGCCTCCGAGCCCGCCCTGCGCGACGCGCTCGGCCTGTTCGAAGCGACCGGCGAGGACCCGCTCGGGCACCGCGACGCGCTCCTGGAACTCGCCAACCTCCAGTACCGCAAGGAGGCGTACCCGCAGGCCGACCGGTTCGCGCGCGAGGCGCTACGGCTGGACTCGCTCTACGCCCGGCCTGGCGAGAGCGAGCGGCTGGCCATCCTCAACACCATCGGGCTCATCCTGTCGGACACCGGGGAGCTGGAGGAGGCCGTGCGCGTGATCCGGGAGGTGATCGCGGGGCGCCGCGCCGACGACTCCGAGGAGGCCCGGGTCGACCTCGGTGTCAACCTCAACAACCTCGGCCTGATCCTGATCGACCTGGAGCGGTTCGACGAGGCGGAACTGATCCTAGACGAGGCCATCGCGCTCTGCATCGAGACGCGCGGGGCGGACCATCCCTACGTGGCGTTCGCGCTCAACTCGCGCGTCGCCATCCACCAGCACCGGCGTGACTTCGCGCGGGCCGTGGTCGACCAGGAGCGATCCGTTGCCATCGGCGAGACGGCGCTCGGGCGAGACCATCCGTTCCTCACCTACGCGCGGGCCAACCTGACCGACCTGCTCGCGATGCGCGACTCGGTGGGCCGGTAG
- a CDS encoding glycosyl hydrolase, with amino-acid sequence MPLRPRLHAARLRAPLCTLLVSVLALAAQAQPVQVGLGSYSTTLPSGEIGPQNAAGQSAVPKRTADIGLPVQSNDWWSSLTYPFFGDPYSNILYAHPINARATAAGLQIGTTTEPVFVAADYLYPFAAQLTVGVEGLAASRAETAGYGDWTVTARWTDGPRTMEATLGHGLPYVFFEMTGGRAVLTPAQTPTIWSNSGGVLGLTVAGRHYGVFAPPGAVWTGTNPLVSTLDGQGTVSVALLPDAQPGTLELFRRHAYAFVTDSRVDWTYDEPSARLTATYTLDTELKGSDPTTVNETMTALYRHQWRHMEVPTTGLTYASPRGEMRLIEAGSFSTEQPFTGVLPALPDRGAANPADLLALVQQAAQEPLPAGPSYENGKAMSRVAHLVHIADQLGATAERDHFLSLLKTRLEDWFTVGGAQEYSYNATWDVLTGYPSGFGADNQINDHHFHASYAIQSAATIARFDPAWAAQEAWGGMVNLLVKDANNWDRDDERFPFLRTYDAYAGHSWAAGHGDFAEGNNQESSSESMNFASAVVLWGEATGQTEIRDLGIYLYTTEAAAVDQYWFDVDDAVFPASYPHVAIGMVWGGKGVHSTWFGGDPEFIHGINILPVTSGSLYLGHHPDFVTANYDEIVAERGGPPAVWKDVLWQYLALSDPSRALAAYLADPGYEPFDGESRAHTMHWLYTVKKMGRVEPGITADVPTFAVFRDGDDLTYIAYNAGAADRLVTFSDGYTMTVAPSELRSESTATENPDAPVALLRASATTGKAPLTVTFEGSRSFDPNDDALAFAWDFGDGRTSTEADTTVVFTDLGERWVSLAVTDAQGFTARDSVRVTVLGNGTPYGGTPPMMPGTIEAEDYDLGGEGIAYHDVDANNIGLAYRPSEGVDIEGASTHGFDVYWITAGEWLEYTFEVPADGLYTITPYLSTVPGFGTFRLLVDNVDVSGERAVPGTGGWQSWQPFAVTNVPIEAGVHILRVEADSDSDATGWLFSLNWIEFEANPVNAEDGTAPPRLDLRQNAPNPVSATTRIDFAVPTAGPVALEVFDAVGRRVAVLADGPHVPGTYTVPFDTTSLPSGVYLYRLTTPDGALTRRMAVLR; translated from the coding sequence ATGCCTCTCCGCCCCCGTCTCCACGCTGCGCGCCTCCGCGCGCCTCTCTGCACACTCCTGGTCAGCGTCCTCGCCCTCGCGGCCCAGGCTCAGCCCGTCCAAGTCGGCCTGGGGAGCTACAGCACGACGCTGCCGTCCGGCGAGATCGGCCCTCAGAATGCGGCGGGCCAGTCGGCCGTCCCGAAGCGCACAGCCGACATCGGGCTGCCGGTCCAGTCCAACGACTGGTGGAGCAGCCTCACCTACCCGTTCTTCGGCGACCCGTACTCGAACATCCTCTACGCGCACCCGATCAACGCGCGGGCGACTGCGGCAGGCCTCCAGATCGGGACCACGACCGAGCCGGTCTTCGTCGCCGCGGACTACCTCTACCCGTTCGCCGCGCAGCTGACGGTCGGCGTCGAGGGCCTCGCGGCCAGCCGCGCCGAGACCGCCGGCTACGGCGACTGGACGGTGACGGCCCGCTGGACCGACGGGCCGCGCACGATGGAGGCGACGCTCGGGCACGGCCTGCCGTACGTCTTCTTCGAGATGACCGGCGGCCGGGCCGTCCTCACGCCTGCCCAGACCCCGACGATCTGGTCCAACAGCGGCGGCGTGCTGGGCCTGACCGTTGCCGGGCGGCACTACGGCGTCTTCGCCCCGCCCGGCGCGGTGTGGACGGGCACGAACCCGCTCGTCTCGACGCTCGACGGCCAGGGCACCGTCTCCGTCGCCCTCCTGCCCGACGCCCAGCCCGGGACGCTGGAGCTGTTCCGCCGCCACGCCTACGCCTTCGTCACCGACAGCCGGGTCGACTGGACGTACGACGAGCCGAGCGCGCGACTCACCGCCACGTACACCCTCGACACCGAGCTGAAGGGCAGCGACCCGACGACGGTCAACGAAACGATGACGGCGCTGTACCGCCACCAGTGGCGCCACATGGAGGTCCCGACGACCGGCCTCACGTATGCGTCGCCCCGCGGCGAGATGCGGCTCATCGAGGCGGGCTCCTTCTCGACCGAGCAGCCCTTCACGGGCGTCCTCCCCGCCCTGCCCGACCGCGGCGCCGCCAACCCGGCCGACCTGCTCGCGCTCGTGCAGCAGGCGGCGCAGGAGCCGCTGCCCGCCGGGCCGAGCTACGAGAACGGCAAGGCGATGAGCCGCGTCGCCCACCTCGTCCACATCGCCGACCAGCTCGGCGCGACGGCCGAGCGGGACCACTTCCTGTCGCTGCTCAAGACGCGCTTGGAGGACTGGTTCACGGTGGGCGGGGCGCAGGAATACTCGTACAACGCCACCTGGGACGTGCTGACGGGCTACCCGTCCGGCTTCGGGGCCGACAACCAGATCAACGACCACCACTTCCACGCGAGCTACGCCATCCAGAGCGCCGCCACCATCGCTCGCTTCGATCCCGCGTGGGCCGCGCAGGAGGCCTGGGGCGGCATGGTCAACCTGCTCGTGAAGGACGCCAACAACTGGGACCGCGACGACGAGCGCTTCCCCTTCCTCCGCACCTACGACGCCTACGCCGGGCACTCGTGGGCGGCCGGCCACGGCGACTTCGCCGAGGGCAACAACCAGGAGTCCAGTTCCGAGTCGATGAACTTCGCCTCGGCGGTCGTCCTCTGGGGCGAGGCCACCGGCCAGACCGAGATCCGCGACCTCGGCATCTACCTCTACACCACCGAGGCGGCCGCGGTGGACCAGTACTGGTTCGACGTGGACGACGCCGTCTTCCCGGCCAGCTACCCGCACGTCGCCATCGGGATGGTGTGGGGCGGCAAGGGCGTCCACTCGACGTGGTTCGGTGGCGACCCCGAGTTCATCCACGGCATCAACATCCTGCCCGTCACCAGCGGGTCGCTCTACCTCGGCCACCACCCGGACTTCGTCACGGCCAACTACGACGAGATCGTGGCCGAGCGCGGCGGTCCGCCTGCGGTCTGGAAGGACGTGCTGTGGCAGTACCTCGCGCTCAGCGACCCGTCGCGCGCGCTGGCGGCCTACCTCGCCGACCCCGGTTACGAGCCGTTCGACGGCGAGTCACGCGCCCACACCATGCACTGGCTCTACACCGTCAAGAAGATGGGCCGCGTGGAGCCCGGCATCACGGCCGACGTGCCCACCTTCGCCGTCTTCCGCGATGGCGACGACCTGACGTACATCGCCTACAACGCGGGCGCCGCCGACCGGCTGGTGACCTTCTCGGACGGCTACACGATGACCGTCGCCCCGAGCGAGCTGCGGTCGGAGAGCACGGCCACCGAGAACCCCGATGCGCCGGTCGCCCTCCTCCGCGCGAGCGCGACGACGGGCAAGGCGCCACTCACCGTCACCTTCGAGGGCAGCCGCAGCTTCGACCCCAACGACGACGCGCTCGCCTTCGCCTGGGACTTCGGCGACGGCCGCACCAGCACCGAGGCGGACACGACCGTCGTCTTCACCGACCTCGGCGAGCGCTGGGTCTCCCTCGCCGTCACCGACGCGCAGGGCTTCACCGCGCGCGACAGCGTCCGGGTCACCGTGCTCGGCAACGGCACGCCCTACGGCGGCACCCCGCCGATGATGCCGGGCACCATCGAGGCCGAGGACTACGACCTCGGCGGCGAGGGCATCGCCTACCACGACGTCGACGCGAACAACATCGGCCTCGCGTACCGGCCGTCGGAAGGCGTCGACATCGAGGGCGCCAGCACGCACGGGTTCGACGTGTACTGGATCACCGCGGGCGAGTGGTTGGAGTACACCTTCGAGGTCCCCGCGGACGGGCTCTACACGATCACCCCGTACCTCTCCACGGTGCCCGGCTTCGGCACGTTCCGGCTGCTGGTCGACAACGTAGACGTGAGCGGCGAGCGCGCCGTGCCCGGCACGGGCGGGTGGCAGTCCTGGCAGCCGTTCGCCGTCACCAACGTGCCCATCGAGGCGGGCGTCCACATCCTGCGCGTCGAGGCCGACTCGGACTCGGACGCGACGGGCTGGCTCTTCAGCCTCAACTGGATCGAGTTCGAGGCGAACCCGGTGAACGCGGAGGACGGCACGGCGCCGCCCCGCCTCGACCTCCGCCAGAATGCCCCCAACCCGGTCTCGGCGACCACGCGGATCGACTTCGCAGTCCCCACCGCCGGGCCGGTCGCGCTGGAGGTGTTCGACGCCGTCGGCCGCCGCGTCGCCGTCCTCGCCGACGGACCGCACGTGCCGGGCACGTACACCGTCCCGTTCGACACGACCTCTCTGCCGAGCGGGGTCTACCTGTACCGCCTCACCACCCCCGACGGCGCGCTGACGAGGCGCATGGCGGTGCTCCGGTAG